One segment of Thermococcus alcaliphilus DNA contains the following:
- a CDS encoding DUF504 domain-containing protein, which produces MRKGFVKEVLSKIKYDPRENEEDYYIVIEHRGAYGNVKKIPVKLIELGHGYFFIEDTQIPYHRILAVIRKDGKVVWKKRGLGDEVKF; this is translated from the coding sequence GTGAGAAAGGGCTTCGTTAAGGAGGTTCTCTCCAAAATTAAATACGACCCTAGGGAAAATGAGGAAGACTATTACATTGTTATTGAGCATCGGGGGGCATATGGGAATGTTAAAAAGATCCCCGTAAAGCTCATAGAGCTTGGCCATGGCTATTTCTTCATTGAAGACACCCAAATCCCATACCATAGAATACTGGCTGTCATTAGGAAAGACGGAAAGGTTGTTTGGAAAAAGAGAGGGCTAGGAGATGAGGTGAAATTCTGA
- a CDS encoding dihydropteroate synthase-like protein → MKILLVTGILAEPLVRKYGEGCDVFVCPVSVAAFLTPRMIVNCLKKACIRDYDLILIPGLVRGSAQEIEDAIGIPTFKGPRNAYDIPQVIQALKKGFKLSKEIPADDLFEIDALKKVEDIKNQTKNKKYIEKALKKPHNFLIGNLPVGLDFPQRIIAEIVDASKLSFEELFNKALYYLKSGADIIDLGMVSGEENPEFAEIIPELREALKSSGYKVPISFDSLNPRELERALDFADLFLSVDESNLEVMITEKPVVLIPTNQEKGYFPINPKERVEFLEKLKEKALSLGYKRVIADLILEHVPNLARSISAFQLYRERHEKDVLLAGVGNVVEMIDADSVGINALLAGVAKELNISLLLTTEVSPKCRGSVKELRRALDMMFFEIPKDLGFDLLLLKEKKSESVTYEVKSPVVNAKEKGVKLEDIYFRIFLKDDKIWVIAHKGTKQLLTVVGEEPNAIIDTILEHFEISPRHAFYLGRELERAKTALKLRRSYLQEGELFKDFY, encoded by the coding sequence ATGAAAATCCTACTCGTCACGGGAATCCTTGCGGAGCCTCTGGTTAGGAAGTATGGAGAAGGATGCGATGTCTTTGTATGTCCCGTTAGTGTTGCGGCTTTTCTTACCCCGAGAATGATTGTAAACTGTTTAAAAAAAGCCTGTATAAGGGATTACGATCTCATACTAATCCCCGGACTCGTGAGAGGGTCGGCACAGGAGATAGAAGATGCCATTGGAATTCCTACGTTCAAAGGCCCAAGAAACGCTTACGACATACCTCAAGTAATCCAAGCACTCAAAAAGGGGTTCAAGCTGAGCAAAGAAATCCCCGCCGATGATCTGTTTGAAATAGATGCCCTCAAGAAAGTCGAAGACATTAAAAACCAAACAAAAAATAAGAAATACATTGAAAAAGCCCTCAAGAAGCCCCATAACTTCCTCATAGGAAATTTGCCAGTTGGACTTGACTTTCCGCAGAGAATAATAGCCGAAATTGTAGATGCCTCAAAGCTCAGCTTCGAGGAGCTTTTTAATAAAGCCCTCTATTACCTCAAAAGTGGAGCGGATATAATTGATCTGGGGATGGTGAGTGGGGAAGAGAATCCTGAATTCGCTGAGATAATTCCAGAGCTTAGAGAAGCCCTAAAAAGCTCCGGCTATAAGGTTCCGATAAGTTTCGATTCCTTAAACCCAAGAGAACTTGAAAGAGCCCTTGACTTTGCGGATCTGTTTTTAAGCGTTGATGAGAGCAACCTAGAAGTTATGATAACTGAAAAGCCCGTCGTTTTGATTCCAACTAACCAAGAAAAAGGCTATTTCCCCATCAATCCCAAAGAGAGGGTTGAATTCTTAGAGAAGCTTAAAGAAAAAGCACTTTCCTTGGGGTATAAGAGAGTCATTGCAGACTTGATTCTTGAGCATGTGCCCAATTTAGCCCGTTCCATCTCAGCCTTCCAGCTCTACAGAGAAAGGCACGAGAAAGATGTCCTCTTAGCTGGAGTTGGAAACGTTGTGGAGATGATAGACGCGGACAGCGTAGGAATTAACGCCCTATTGGCAGGAGTTGCGAAGGAACTGAACATTTCACTCCTCCTCACTACAGAGGTGAGTCCTAAGTGCAGAGGAAGCGTCAAGGAGCTAAGAAGGGCTTTGGACATGATGTTCTTCGAGATTCCCAAGGATCTTGGCTTTGACCTACTGCTCTTAAAAGAAAAGAAAAGCGAAAGTGTTACCTATGAAGTAAAATCCCCCGTTGTGAATGCCAAGGAAAAAGGCGTGAAGCTTGAGGATATCTACTTTAGAATCTTCCTTAAGGATGATAAGATATGGGTGATAGCCCACAAGGGCACTAAACAGCTTCTAACGGTGGTTGGAGAAGAACCAAACGCAATAATTGACACAATCTTGGAACACTTTGAAATTTCGCCCAGACACGCTTTTTATCTCGGAAGAGAGCTAGAAAGGGCAAAAACTGCTCTCAAACTAAGGAGAAGTTATCTGCAAGAGGGCGAACTCTTCAAGGACTTCTACTGA
- a CDS encoding Mth938-like domain-containing protein: MIDKVEFGRISVNRKEYSHDIVIYPSGKVERRKKWISKEKHGTSHKLDPEELKKYLKEDFEVLVVGTGIYGMLSLLPESRKLIEGKEVIEKPTPEAAKVFNELRKKRKTLGIFHITC, translated from the coding sequence ATGATAGACAAAGTTGAGTTTGGGAGAATAAGCGTGAATAGAAAAGAATACTCTCACGACATCGTTATCTACCCCTCGGGAAAAGTTGAAAGGCGCAAAAAGTGGATCTCAAAAGAAAAACACGGGACAAGCCACAAGCTCGACCCAGAGGAGCTGAAGAAATACTTAAAAGAAGACTTCGAAGTTCTCGTCGTTGGAACGGGCATCTATGGGATGCTTTCACTCCTTCCAGAAAGCAGAAAGCTAATAGAGGGGAAAGAAGTAATCGAAAAGCCCACTCCTGAGGCGGCAAAAGTCTTCAACGAGCTCAGGAAGAAGAGAAAAACACTGGGGATATTCCACATCACCTGCTGA
- a CDS encoding ABC transporter ATP-binding protein gives MIVVENLTKRFGEKTVLNGISFRVNDGEIYGLLGPNGSGKSTTMKILVGILKPTSGSVSIAGIDPLRDPVKVKEVVGFVPETPVLYESLTPEEFFNFVGSVRGIAKEKLEERVNYLVKAFGIEEYLDQFIGTLSFGTQQKISLISALLHDPQVLVLDEAMNGLDPKSAKILRELLLEFKEEGQSIVFSTHVLPLAEMICDRIGLIYKGELIVEGTMEELKEKVHEENLEDIFLKLTESKGEVENILQALKEAL, from the coding sequence ATGATCGTGGTGGAAAATCTCACTAAGAGGTTTGGCGAGAAAACAGTGCTCAACGGGATAAGCTTTAGGGTTAATGATGGCGAAATTTATGGGCTTCTAGGCCCCAACGGAAGTGGAAAATCGACCACAATGAAGATTCTGGTTGGTATACTCAAACCGACTTCTGGAAGTGTAAGTATAGCGGGCATTGACCCTTTAAGAGACCCCGTAAAGGTGAAAGAGGTCGTGGGATTTGTGCCCGAAACACCTGTTCTGTATGAAAGCTTAACGCCAGAAGAGTTCTTTAATTTCGTTGGGAGTGTTAGGGGAATTGCTAAAGAAAAGCTGGAGGAGAGGGTTAACTATCTTGTCAAAGCCTTTGGGATTGAGGAGTACCTCGATCAGTTTATCGGAACGCTGAGCTTTGGCACACAGCAGAAAATTTCTCTCATCTCTGCCCTGCTTCACGACCCACAGGTTCTTGTTCTTGATGAAGCCATGAACGGCCTTGATCCTAAAAGTGCTAAGATATTAAGGGAGCTTTTGCTCGAATTCAAAGAAGAGGGGCAGAGCATAGTGTTTTCCACTCATGTGTTGCCCTTAGCAGAGATGATATGCGACAGAATTGGGCTTATCTATAAGGGAGAGCTTATTGTGGAAGGAACAATGGAGGAGTTAAAAGAGAAAGTTCATGAAGAAAACTTGGAAGATATTTTCCTCAAGCTGACGGAGAGCAAAGGAGAAGTGGAAAATATTTTGCAGGCTCTGAAAGAGGCTTTATAG
- a CDS encoding DEAD/DEAH box helicase has translation MHPLLKRAIEEKFGSLNELQMRAFGEVSSGKSVLIVAPTGSGKTEAAVLPVFNAILEERLDPISVIYIAPLKALNRDLLDRLLWWGEKLGLNVEVRHGDTSAYRKAQQVKKPPHMLIITPETLGVILTMKSFRKALKNIKFVIVDEIVELVDNKRGAQLSLALERLAEVADFQRIGLSATVGNEEEIKAWLKAESIVRPPIEKGYKIKVLFPQPDEKDLELSNSLSISLDVATRLRVLWEIIEKHERALVFTNTRQFAEILAHRLKAWGKPVEVHHGSLSREARINAERALKEGKIKALVCTSSMELGIDIGDVDVVIQYMSPRQVNRLIQRIGRAKHRAGEVSEGYIIATNIEDYLESLVIAQRALEGKLEAVEPYENALDVLGHFIVGLLIEHRRLPKEVPFEIAKRAYPYRNLRWEEYGEVLNMLSEARLIGYDEESGLLYLRRGAYQYYYENLSTIPDEISYRVFDVKSGRIIGRLDESFVMDLEEGVEFIMHGRSWILLGIDEESRLLKVRESKSLESAVPSWEGEMIPVPFEVAQDVGRLKRELLFDFNSGKALISKVDFNYEELELALSILKKQEPLGTDRDVGIESLPKALVIHADFGNKANEAIGRFLLAFLAAKYGKVFSMKAQAHAIVINSPFQLNPGEIKEYLLQDARALPFVLSKAVRDSPAYRWRMLNVAKRIGALRREARIRKIERLFEGTIIEKETLNELFHDKLDVKRAEEVLKAVKDGKIRIKGVLRREPSPLGSINLSVGGEFLVSGELEKDEILMLFKERLLNTEVALICTNCGWKSTTKVLRLKNRLDYLQCPKCSSKMIAVAHPIDAELFVSALKKLKKGDKLEKEEESAYRRLIKASDLIKAYGFDAVLALASYGVGADTAARLLSQYRGEALLVALLEAERRYIRTRKFWKD, from the coding sequence ATGCATCCACTTTTAAAAAGGGCTATAGAGGAGAAGTTTGGGAGCCTTAATGAGCTCCAAATGAGGGCTTTTGGGGAGGTTAGCTCCGGGAAGAGTGTTTTAATTGTAGCACCCACCGGAAGCGGAAAAACCGAGGCTGCTGTGCTTCCCGTTTTTAACGCAATTTTAGAAGAAAGGCTAGACCCTATCTCCGTCATCTATATAGCTCCTTTAAAGGCTCTTAACAGGGACTTGCTGGACAGGTTGTTGTGGTGGGGAGAAAAGCTTGGGCTTAATGTGGAAGTAAGGCACGGCGACACTTCAGCCTATAGAAAAGCCCAGCAGGTAAAAAAGCCTCCTCACATGCTAATCATAACCCCCGAAACCCTTGGAGTAATCCTCACGATGAAGTCTTTTCGAAAAGCCCTCAAAAACATTAAGTTTGTGATAGTAGATGAAATAGTGGAGCTTGTCGATAACAAGAGGGGCGCTCAGCTTAGCTTAGCCCTTGAGAGGCTTGCTGAGGTTGCAGATTTTCAGAGGATTGGTCTTTCAGCAACCGTTGGGAACGAAGAGGAAATTAAGGCATGGCTCAAGGCAGAGAGCATTGTCAGACCTCCAATTGAAAAGGGCTACAAAATCAAAGTTCTCTTTCCGCAGCCCGATGAGAAGGATCTTGAGCTCTCCAACAGCTTGAGCATTTCTCTCGATGTTGCTACGAGGCTAAGGGTTCTTTGGGAGATAATAGAAAAGCACGAGAGGGCGTTGGTATTTACGAACACGAGGCAATTCGCCGAAATTCTTGCCCACCGCTTAAAAGCATGGGGCAAGCCGGTAGAAGTCCATCACGGCAGCCTTTCACGAGAAGCGAGGATAAATGCAGAGAGGGCTTTGAAAGAAGGCAAGATAAAAGCCCTCGTATGCACATCTTCCATGGAGCTTGGAATTGATATCGGAGATGTGGACGTTGTAATCCAATATATGAGCCCGAGACAAGTAAACAGGCTTATCCAGAGAATAGGCAGAGCTAAGCACAGGGCGGGGGAAGTTAGTGAGGGCTATATAATCGCCACAAACATTGAGGATTATCTCGAAAGCCTGGTAATAGCCCAGAGGGCACTTGAAGGCAAGCTTGAAGCGGTGGAGCCATATGAAAACGCCCTCGATGTTCTCGGACATTTTATTGTGGGCCTTTTAATAGAACACAGAAGATTGCCAAAGGAAGTTCCCTTTGAGATCGCAAAGAGAGCTTATCCCTACAGGAATCTGAGGTGGGAGGAATACGGCGAAGTTTTAAACATGCTGAGCGAGGCGCGTTTAATCGGTTATGATGAGGAAAGCGGCCTTCTATATCTGAGGAGAGGGGCTTATCAGTATTATTACGAGAACCTTTCCACGATTCCCGATGAAATCAGCTACAGGGTTTTTGACGTAAAAAGCGGGAGGATAATTGGCCGCTTGGATGAGAGCTTCGTGATGGATCTTGAGGAAGGAGTAGAGTTTATAATGCATGGCAGAAGCTGGATTTTGCTGGGCATTGATGAGGAGTCAAGGCTGTTGAAGGTAAGGGAGAGCAAGAGTCTGGAAAGCGCTGTGCCGAGCTGGGAAGGAGAGATGATACCCGTCCCCTTTGAAGTGGCTCAAGACGTTGGAAGGCTAAAAAGGGAGCTTCTTTTCGATTTTAACTCCGGCAAGGCTCTTATCTCGAAGGTGGATTTCAATTATGAGGAACTCGAGCTTGCCCTTTCAATTCTAAAGAAGCAGGAGCCTTTGGGCACTGACAGGGATGTTGGAATAGAATCCCTCCCTAAGGCGTTAGTTATCCACGCAGATTTTGGAAACAAAGCTAACGAAGCCATCGGAAGGTTTCTTTTGGCTTTCTTGGCGGCAAAATATGGGAAAGTATTCTCCATGAAGGCACAGGCTCATGCAATAGTCATTAACTCTCCTTTCCAGCTCAATCCGGGTGAGATTAAGGAGTATCTCCTCCAAGATGCGAGGGCACTTCCGTTTGTTCTTTCTAAGGCAGTGAGAGACAGCCCGGCTTACAGGTGGAGAATGTTGAATGTAGCGAAAAGAATTGGAGCATTGAGGAGAGAGGCAAGGATAAGAAAAATTGAACGGCTCTTTGAGGGAACTATAATTGAAAAAGAAACATTAAATGAACTTTTCCATGATAAGCTCGACGTGAAGAGAGCTGAGGAAGTTCTGAAAGCAGTTAAGGATGGAAAAATCCGGATAAAGGGTGTCTTAAGAAGAGAACCCTCACCTCTCGGCAGTATTAACCTGAGCGTTGGTGGGGAGTTTTTGGTCAGTGGAGAGCTTGAGAAAGACGAAATACTGATGCTGTTTAAGGAAAGGCTTCTCAACACGGAAGTTGCGTTAATATGCACCAACTGCGGATGGAAGAGCACCACAAAAGTTCTGCGCTTAAAGAACCGTTTGGATTATCTCCAGTGTCCTAAGTGCTCTTCCAAGATGATTGCCGTTGCACATCCAATAGATGCTGAGCTGTTTGTCTCTGCACTGAAGAAGCTCAAGAAAGGGGATAAGCTTGAAAAAGAAGAGGAGAGCGCCTATAGGAGGTTGATAAAGGCAAGTGACTTAATAAAAGCTTATGGGTTTGATGCGGTTTTGGCACTGGCAAGTTATGGCGTTGGTGCGGACACTGCCGCCAGGCTTTTGAGTCAGTATAGAGGAGAAGCACTCTTGGTGGCTCTTTTGGAAGCCGAGAGGAGGTATATAAGAACAAGAAAATTTTGGAAGGATTGA
- a CDS encoding DUF3216 domain-containing protein, protein MEEVERVKALCKELNEEHLLKAIDSFVSLQKELSSKKGEDFINVSILGFIEGILVSLSRKHENEKIGELLEEVRAKRAELEEKFKKPRVPLFENP, encoded by the coding sequence ATGGAGGAAGTTGAGAGGGTTAAGGCATTGTGTAAGGAGCTTAATGAAGAGCATCTCCTTAAGGCTATTGATTCCTTTGTATCCCTTCAGAAGGAGCTCTCGAGCAAAAAAGGGGAGGATTTCATAAACGTTTCCATACTGGGCTTTATCGAGGGGATTCTGGTAAGTCTTTCAAGAAAGCATGAAAACGAAAAAATAGGTGAGCTTTTGGAGGAAGTTAGGGCAAAAAGGGCGGAGCTGGAAGAGAAGTTTAAGAAGCCAAGAGTTCCGCTCTTTGAAAATCCCTGA
- a CDS encoding M20/M25/M40 family metallo-hydrolase, giving the protein MKAERAKEILVELLKIPSPSGQEDRLALHIMEFLHRLDYDVHIESDGKVIDLVVNPEAELFFEVHMDTIDVRAEPFVRGNIVYGTGASDVKGGLASVLLMLESLKRDKQDLNVGVVFVSDEEKGGMGSALFMERYKPKMAIVIEPTDLEVHIAHAGNIEAYFEVDGKEAHGACPESGINAIDQAYKMIEELKALEPFKQKGKYFDAYIGLQELICENPYYLIPALCKGRFEARLLPDQEVEDVLDLMEPILDEYTLRYEYTEIWDGYELDESEEIVQLAKKAMEEVDLEDFGGMRSWTDAINFMYNGTKTIVFGPGNLDISHTKGERIDVRDVVKASEFLRKVNEIYGRS; this is encoded by the coding sequence ATGAAAGCTGAGAGAGCAAAGGAAATTTTGGTCGAGCTTTTGAAAATTCCATCACCATCAGGGCAGGAAGATCGTCTTGCCTTGCACATAATGGAGTTCCTCCACAGATTAGATTATGATGTCCACATAGAGAGCGATGGAAAGGTAATCGACCTCGTTGTAAACCCCGAGGCTGAGCTCTTCTTTGAAGTTCACATGGACACGATAGACGTAAGAGCCGAGCCTTTTGTCAGGGGAAATATCGTCTACGGTACGGGAGCTAGTGATGTTAAAGGGGGACTGGCAAGCGTCCTCCTAATGCTTGAGAGCCTCAAGAGGGATAAGCAAGACCTTAACGTCGGAGTTGTATTTGTGAGCGACGAAGAAAAAGGAGGAATGGGGTCTGCTCTGTTTATGGAGCGCTACAAACCAAAGATGGCAATAGTAATAGAGCCAACCGACCTTGAAGTGCACATAGCTCATGCAGGAAACATAGAAGCTTACTTCGAAGTTGATGGTAAAGAAGCCCACGGAGCATGCCCCGAGAGCGGGATAAACGCCATAGACCAGGCTTACAAGATGATAGAGGAACTTAAGGCTCTTGAACCCTTCAAGCAGAAGGGGAAGTACTTCGATGCCTACATAGGACTGCAAGAGCTGATATGTGAGAACCCCTACTACCTAATTCCAGCTCTCTGCAAGGGAAGGTTTGAAGCGAGGCTCTTACCTGACCAAGAAGTTGAGGACGTTCTGGACTTAATGGAGCCCATCCTAGATGAATACACCCTCCGCTATGAGTACACGGAAATATGGGATGGCTATGAGCTTGACGAGAGCGAAGAGATAGTGCAATTAGCCAAAAAAGCCATGGAAGAAGTTGATCTGGAAGACTTCGGAGGAATGAGGAGCTGGACAGATGCAATTAACTTCATGTACAACGGAACAAAGACGATTGTCTTCGGTCCCGGAAACCTTGACATCTCCCACACAAAGGGCGAAAGAATAGACGTCAGAGACGTGGTCAAGGCAAGCGAGTTTTTGAGGAAGGTTAACGAGATCTACGGGAGGAGTTAG
- a CDS encoding iron-containing alcohol dehydrogenase: MKFFSLKTRIAIGEGSLKYVQSIARNHEKVLILSSKSMRIHGFLNEVMNYVEEAGAEVDVIEGLPAEPSYEDVEELMPRVREFSPDLLIALGGGSVIDITKAIKVFYDAPELSFEEIAFLDRFTKPPKVIPKLKTPLVAIPSTSGAGSEVSAASVLKKDGIKYNFVSFEIAPEYAILDPRLPRTMPREVARNSGLDVLVHGIEAYTTTAATPFSDAMAIQAVKTVFKWLPLSVNGDETAREKIHYAATMAGIAFLNARLGICHSLSHKAAWIGPHGLLNAIFLPYVIEFNMKSDYARKKYTEIAKEIGFNTAEELVEVVKEFNEMLGVPKLNELVDEEVFMAKLDEMAKKAYADPLVNFNPVEPSVEDMKELYKKAYYAE; encoded by the coding sequence ATGAAGTTCTTCAGCTTAAAAACGAGGATAGCAATTGGAGAAGGGAGCCTTAAGTACGTGCAGAGCATTGCTAGGAACCACGAGAAGGTCTTGATTTTATCTAGTAAGTCAATGCGCATTCATGGGTTCTTAAACGAGGTCATGAACTATGTGGAGGAAGCGGGAGCTGAAGTTGATGTTATAGAGGGCTTACCTGCAGAGCCAAGCTATGAGGACGTTGAGGAGCTGATGCCAAGAGTTAGAGAGTTTTCTCCGGATTTGCTCATAGCCCTAGGAGGCGGAAGCGTAATAGACATCACAAAGGCGATAAAGGTGTTTTACGATGCTCCAGAACTGAGCTTTGAGGAAATCGCATTTCTCGACAGGTTTACAAAGCCCCCCAAAGTTATTCCCAAGCTCAAGACTCCTTTGGTGGCAATACCCTCTACAAGCGGTGCTGGGAGTGAAGTTTCAGCAGCAAGCGTTCTCAAGAAAGATGGCATAAAATACAACTTTGTGTCATTTGAAATTGCCCCAGAATACGCTATTTTGGATCCAAGGCTGCCTAGGACAATGCCGAGAGAAGTTGCAAGAAACAGCGGGCTTGATGTTCTTGTCCATGGAATTGAAGCTTATACTACGACAGCAGCTACGCCCTTCAGCGATGCGATGGCAATACAAGCCGTAAAAACCGTCTTTAAGTGGCTCCCATTGTCCGTTAATGGCGATGAAACCGCAAGAGAGAAAATCCACTATGCGGCAACGATGGCGGGGATAGCCTTCTTGAATGCCCGCCTTGGAATATGCCACAGCCTAAGCCACAAAGCAGCCTGGATCGGTCCCCATGGGTTGCTCAATGCTATCTTCTTACCCTATGTGATTGAATTCAACATGAAAAGCGACTACGCAAGGAAGAAATACACTGAGATAGCAAAGGAAATAGGGTTCAACACCGCTGAAGAGCTGGTCGAAGTTGTCAAAGAGTTTAACGAAATGCTTGGAGTGCCTAAGCTTAATGAGCTCGTAGATGAGGAGGTTTTCATGGCAAAACTGGATGAGATGGCGAAGAAGGCTTATGCAGATCCTCTGGTCAACTTCAATCCCGTGGAGCCCAGCGTTGAAGACATGAAAGAACTCTATAAAAAAGCCTACTATGCCGAGTGA
- a CDS encoding DUF835 domain-containing protein yields MEWEDIIQDDQIIRYLREKPPKEVLSFLIFNKEHEAKFYKELSENCSLESVKTLFSSFSEESLKEKNELYEKFQLLYPGEKPKFPELSFFQNKRVTKALKTIREHLKILRTCMDLELSMKETYEIVSKVIKDDNLKSTLSKLSHIEGEHYDKLRELYELLLALSEDEVKLKELAPGGYLFSTKFKARYFLLNLADKHKVAIITRDSPDEVKKLFKDNVEVYWLTNIPTVGSISPDRFDEARKFMIDFLKQGHSILVIEGIEHLNAKLGFKKFFEVLTYLKDYAIINQSYIILSGDLKAFNESEKGVLSSEFHLIS; encoded by the coding sequence ATGGAATGGGAAGATATTATTCAGGATGATCAAATTATTAGGTACCTTCGGGAAAAACCACCCAAAGAAGTCTTGAGCTTTCTGATTTTCAACAAAGAACATGAAGCCAAATTTTACAAAGAACTTTCTGAAAACTGCAGTTTAGAAAGTGTTAAGACGCTGTTTTCTTCATTTTCAGAAGAGAGCCTCAAGGAGAAAAATGAGCTTTATGAAAAATTCCAGCTTTTGTATCCGGGGGAAAAGCCAAAGTTTCCTGAACTCTCATTTTTCCAGAATAAAAGAGTTACAAAAGCTCTTAAAACTATTAGAGAGCATCTTAAAATTCTCAGAACGTGCATGGACTTGGAGCTTTCTATGAAAGAAACTTATGAGATTGTCTCAAAGGTGATAAAAGATGACAACCTAAAATCAACCCTATCTAAACTTTCTCACATTGAAGGAGAGCACTATGACAAGCTGAGGGAGCTTTACGAGCTTTTACTTGCACTTTCTGAAGATGAAGTTAAGCTCAAGGAACTCGCTCCAGGTGGCTATCTTTTCTCCACCAAGTTCAAAGCACGCTATTTCCTTTTGAATCTCGCTGATAAACATAAGGTGGCAATCATAACAAGGGACTCCCCAGATGAAGTTAAAAAATTGTTTAAGGATAACGTTGAAGTGTATTGGTTAACAAACATCCCGACAGTTGGCTCTATCTCTCCAGACAGGTTCGACGAAGCGAGAAAATTCATGATTGATTTCCTGAAGCAGGGACACTCTATTTTGGTTATAGAGGGAATAGAGCACTTGAATGCAAAACTTGGATTTAAAAAGTTCTTTGAAGTATTGACTTACCTCAAAGACTACGCAATAATCAACCAAAGCTATATAATCCTCTCTGGGGATTTGAAGGCCTTTAACGAAAGTGAAAAAGGCGTCCTAAGCTCAGAATTTCACCTCATCTCCTAG
- a CDS encoding MBL fold metallo-hydrolase, which translates to MIPIEIPPNTVMLKGVGYDSNIYLFRDRGEGLIIDTGTGVYWHRYFDVLDREGYLEGLERVTILNTHEHFDHVGGNRKFKEFLEERGIEVFFAAHTLTAEAIEKGNDYIILSYAYGRRFMPHSVDMRLDDGSVLKVGSKALKVLYTPGHTAGSLCLYEPEEKVLFTGDTVFKGTVGRTDLPTGSFEELVRSLKKLEALDVYIALPGHGKPITNWEENFELIKKVLGVFE; encoded by the coding sequence ATGATTCCCATAGAAATCCCACCAAACACGGTAATGCTCAAAGGAGTAGGGTATGATTCAAACATCTATTTGTTTCGAGACCGGGGAGAGGGTTTGATAATCGACACTGGCACAGGGGTTTACTGGCACAGGTATTTTGATGTGCTTGACAGAGAAGGCTACCTTGAGGGTTTAGAAAGAGTCACGATTCTAAATACACATGAGCACTTCGACCATGTTGGAGGAAATAGAAAGTTTAAGGAGTTTTTGGAAGAAAGAGGTATCGAAGTCTTCTTTGCTGCCCACACTCTCACAGCGGAGGCTATTGAAAAGGGAAACGACTACATTATTCTCTCATACGCCTATGGAAGACGGTTTATGCCGCATAGTGTTGATATGAGACTTGACGATGGAAGCGTTTTGAAGGTCGGAAGTAAGGCGCTTAAAGTCCTCTATACACCCGGTCATACTGCAGGAAGCCTCTGTCTATATGAGCCAGAAGAAAAAGTCCTTTTTACAGGGGATACTGTGTTTAAGGGCACGGTTGGAAGGACTGACTTGCCCACGGGGAGCTTTGAAGAATTGGTAAGAAGCCTAAAGAAACTGGAAGCACTAGATGTTTATATTGCCTTGCCCGGACATGGAAAGCCTATAACAAACTGGGAAGAGAATTTTGAATTAATCAAAAAGGTTTTGGGGGTCTTTGAGTGA
- a CDS encoding YchF/TatD family DNA exonuclease produces the protein MIDAHAHVEMFKKEIPAIVEESQRHLDAIVDSITEYRKFHVWKSWELLKPYFGFMFPTLGFAPNEARRGNWGKVRRVEEFIIEHRDEIIAVGEIGLDYYYAKTEEERKNQRGIFSHFLELAAELGKPVVLHARDAEREVYEAVQRKGLHGYFHSYTGDVETAKEIAENGHFIGISTGVAFIPEVRKVVEALDVENILVETDAPYMSPFKGEKNKPYYVKFAIEEIAKIKDIPAEEVKRTTHKNAVRFFKLNLR, from the coding sequence GTGATAGACGCTCACGCTCATGTGGAGATGTTCAAGAAGGAAATCCCAGCAATCGTTGAAGAGAGCCAAAGACACCTTGACGCCATAGTGGATTCTATAACTGAATACCGGAAATTCCACGTATGGAAAAGCTGGGAGCTCCTAAAGCCGTATTTTGGCTTCATGTTTCCAACTTTAGGATTCGCCCCAAACGAAGCTAGGAGGGGCAACTGGGGAAAGGTCAGGAGGGTTGAGGAGTTTATAATAGAACATAGGGATGAAATCATCGCCGTTGGTGAGATTGGGCTTGATTACTACTATGCCAAAACGGAAGAAGAGCGAAAGAACCAGCGTGGAATATTCAGCCATTTCCTTGAGCTCGCTGCTGAGCTTGGCAAGCCTGTTGTTCTTCACGCGAGGGATGCTGAAAGAGAAGTTTATGAGGCAGTTCAGAGGAAAGGCCTTCATGGCTACTTCCACTCCTACACTGGGGACGTTGAAACAGCTAAAGAGATCGCTGAAAATGGACATTTCATAGGTATAAGCACTGGAGTGGCTTTCATCCCCGAAGTGAGGAAAGTTGTAGAGGCTTTGGACGTTGAAAACATTCTCGTTGAGACCGATGCTCCATATATGAGTCCTTTCAAGGGCGAGAAGAATAAGCCGTATTATGTGAAGTTCGCCATCGAGGAAATAGCTAAAATAAAGGACATACCTGCTGAGGAGGTAAAGAGAACAACTCATAAAAACGCTGTTAGGTTCTTTAAGCTGAATCTGAGGTGA